The proteins below come from a single Candidatus Methylacidiphilales bacterium genomic window:
- a CDS encoding NAD(P)-dependent oxidoreductase — MQSRAVPYIPPDVSKILRQDLNGLLHQQAILISGGSGFVGKWLLEVAAWGKVTFGIIPECLFVVSRRPERLQLEMPHLFEVFSQRLQLISADLTQPQCVSTIVAKAQACPRRVSLIIHGAAEVSAQELMSRPTRVIPETVTVMRHMLTVANALGSQKFLFTSSGAVYGVRSHSAPLEETSLTAPDTRCSQEAYGEAKRCAEMMLACWAAENPSFEPIIARLFAFVGPYLSLDSHYAVSYFLRSALRREPLIVRNPSAIRSYQHGFEMAAMLWSLAARGKPREIYNIGSDTALDVLTLAKQIADLCGLPVRLDANLATPSLAGQTYLPSMTLTHGLCGYTSWLSIKEALEQTISWHRSYSLIE, encoded by the coding sequence ATGCAATCTAGGGCTGTTCCATACATTCCGCCTGATGTCAGTAAAATCTTGCGTCAAGATCTCAATGGACTCCTGCATCAGCAAGCTATCCTCATCTCCGGCGGAAGCGGTTTCGTCGGCAAATGGCTCCTCGAGGTTGCCGCATGGGGTAAGGTGACGTTTGGTATTATTCCTGAATGCTTATTCGTCGTATCGCGCAGGCCCGAAAGATTGCAACTGGAGATGCCGCATCTTTTTGAGGTTTTTTCACAACGCCTCCAACTCATATCCGCAGATCTCACCCAGCCGCAATGTGTGAGCACCATTGTGGCAAAAGCTCAAGCCTGTCCGCGACGTGTGAGTCTTATCATTCATGGTGCTGCTGAAGTATCAGCGCAAGAGCTAATGAGCCGCCCTACGAGAGTAATTCCAGAAACGGTTACTGTTATGCGTCATATGCTCACCGTGGCGAATGCGCTTGGATCGCAGAAATTTCTTTTTACAAGCTCCGGCGCTGTATACGGTGTTCGAAGCCACTCTGCACCTCTTGAAGAAACTAGCTTGACAGCCCCAGATACACGTTGCTCCCAAGAAGCTTACGGCGAAGCGAAACGTTGCGCCGAAATGATGCTGGCATGTTGGGCGGCTGAAAACCCCTCCTTCGAGCCGATAATCGCTCGACTTTTTGCCTTCGTAGGCCCATATCTTTCGCTCGATTCGCACTATGCTGTCTCTTATTTTTTGCGAAGCGCTCTGCGTCGTGAACCTCTCATCGTGAGGAATCCCAGCGCTATTCGAAGCTATCAACATGGCTTTGAGATGGCAGCGATGCTCTGGAGTCTGGCAGCTCGTGGAAAACCTCGCGAGATTTATAACATCGGCTCCGACACTGCTCTGGACGTGCTTACCCTCGCAAAACAAATTGCCGATCTGTGTGGGCTACCTGTCAGGTTGGATGCTAATCTCGCAACGCCCAGTTTAGCCGGCCAGACATACCTTCCTTCGATGACTTTGACTCACG